From one Danio rerio strain Tuebingen ecotype United States chromosome 19, GRCz12tu, whole genome shotgun sequence genomic stretch:
- the LOC141379056 gene encoding uncharacterized protein, which yields MPSPPAFKMAASSAAANKMATTSFPFHKMAATSSPCQKMAASSLPVHKMAANSPAYKMAASDPPANKMADTSSPCHKMATSSLPVHKMATNSPAHKMAASSPPAHKMAASCLTVHKMAASSPSAHNVVTTSPPAHNVVSANLPPAHKMASCSESVPVIVTVSVPEMPSLEPPEWPPPPELPELLLPPELLLPELPPSPPELPAPQSLPELPDPQSLPELPHPPELPDPLPELLLEPLPPVLTEQPLLPVLPEPLPLPLLELPELLPEPLSPLLPELPELPSELPEWPLPPELPEWPLPPELPEWPPPNPELPEWLPP from the coding sequence ATGCCAAGTCCTCCAGCTTTCAAGATGGCTGCCTCCAGTGCTGCAGCTAACAAAATGGCCACTACCAGTTTCCCATTTCACAAGATGGCTGCCACCAGTTCTCCATGTCAAAAGATGGCTGCCTCCAGTCTGCCAGTTCACAAAATGGCTGCCAACAGTCCAGCTTACAAGATGGCTGCCTCCGATCCTCCAGCTAACAAGATGGCTGACACCAGTTCCCCATGTCACAAGATGGCTACCTCCAGTTTGCCAGTTCACAAAATGGCCACCAACAGTCCAGCTCACAAAATGGCCGCCtctagtcctccagctcacaagatggctgccTCCTGTCTGACAGTTCACAAAATGGCCGCCTCTAGTCCTTCAGCTCACAATGTGGTCACAACCAGCcctccagctcacaatgtggtaagcgccaatctgccaccagctcacaagatggcttcttGTTCCGAGTCTGTTCCTGTCATAGTTACTGTTTCAGTTCCTGAAATGCCATCACTTGAGCCCCCAGAATGGCCACCACCACCTGAGTTGCCAGAGCTGCTATTaccaccagagctgttactgccagagctgccaccgtcacctccagagctgccagctCCTCAatcactgccagagctgccagatcctcagtcactgccagagctgccacatcctccagagctgccagatccgcTGCCAGAGCTGCTGCTAGAGCCACTGCCGCCAGTACTGACAGAGCAGCCACTGCTGCCAGTACTGCCAGAACCGCTGCCACTACCACTGCTAGAGCTGCCAGAGCTGCTGCCAGAGCCACTGTCGCCATTACTGCCAGAATTGCCAGAGCTGCCatctgagcttcctgaatggccactgccgcctgagcttcctgaatggccgctgccgcctgagcttcctgaatggccgccgcctaatcctgagcttcctgaatggctgCCGCCttag